The nucleotide window accataatttttatttaaaattttatttaaactcacTTCTCCTTTTACACAGCAAACGATACATATAGTGAACACCATCTAAGGCTCTATCCTTATTGAGATCATGATTTGCTACCGCATTCTTGGCATTGGCCATAATTTTCTCCCATTTTGAACATTCAGCTCTGGCCTGATTGTAAGATCTCTCCAATTCAGCCAAATCGTTTTTCAAGCCTAAAACCGTAAGAGCTGCCTCATTGGTAACCTTTACCATACGTTTGCGCATTTCCTCGATTTCCTGGATTTTTTGCTGTTCCAAACGTGAAATTTCCACTTGGGCTAGCACTAAAATTAAggtaacaaatgaaaatttacaaataagtttaaaaaaactcaCTTAAAGCATCACAACGATCCATGCAATCTTTGACAGACACAAAAATATCCGATTTATCGACAACTTCTTGTAGGACACGTTCATAGGGTTCAAATTCTTTGACGGTAGCCTTAAGTACTTCACGGAATTGGGctaaggaaaataaatattgttttaaatattctaaTATTAAGCAAGTTTGTAACTCACAAAGTTCCTGTATGCTGTTCTTATATTTCTTTATATCCTCTTTTATCACCTCGTGCATGGCAGTTTCTTCGGCCACCTTTTTCTCTGCAATGCGTTTCTTGTCCACACAATCTTTGATAAAGCTGTTGACCTCTATGAAACGTTTACGCAAATCACCATGAATTTTGTACAGTTTTCGTATGCGGCTGGTATTACTAGCCGTTTGTCTCTTGGCATTTTCCAGCATTTCCTCTTGCACACGCAACATGGCGGCATGTTCACGTTCATTGCGTATAAACAGTAGTTCCACAGAATCTCCAGCCGAATCCCAATTGGGAGGTTTGctaaagatttaaatttattgttgttgatcaacattttttttatggaaaaaaattcttaCACAAAAAAAGCATCTTGCTGTTTGGATTCTATATAATCACCCACAGCTTTTTCGGGACTCAAATCCAAATTACCAataacatcgatttttgtggtGGGCTTTAAACGAGGCATAATGTAttctttacaaaatatattagtTTTGCTAATGAAATTCTTTTCAAAGTGAAAACGTcttatttcaaagttttatcgttattttgtttgttgtctTGGCAACTCGGTGCCTAAAAAAAATCGAGTGGCACCTTTGCAAGTGTTGCCATAGTTCTATAAACATCTGAGGACTGTGATGCCAACTAGAAAGtgctatttgaaattt belongs to Calliphora vicina chromosome 4, idCalVici1.1, whole genome shotgun sequence and includes:
- the LOC135959011 gene encoding uncharacterized protein LOC135959011 encodes the protein MPRLKPTTKIDVIGNLDLSPEKAVGDYIESKQQDAFFVKPPNWDSAGDSVELLFIRNEREHAAMLRVQEEMLENAKRQTASNTSRIRKLYKIHGDLRKRFIEVNSFIKDCVDKKRIAEKKVAEETAMHEVIKEDIKKYKNSIQELSQFREVLKATVKEFEPYERVLQEVVDKSDIFVSVKDCMDRCDALMLAQVEISRLEQQKIQEIEEMRKRMVKVTNEAALTVLGLKNDLAELERSYNQARAECSKWEKIMANAKNAVANHDLNKDRALDGVHYMYRLLCKRRKIDPVFQRHEIEKQLDFIKDEVELLYEVNKEGMRLLKEGKLLKTPSNGKAKGK